In the Haloarcula salinisoli genome, CCACGGCCGCGGAAGACTCCTTCGAAGAACAGGGCATCTGTTCGGCCTGTGGGACGCTCACTCGCTCGCTGGCGTCGCTGAACGGCCAGTTGCTCTGTGCCGACTGTCGGGACGTGTAACGCTACTCGTAGACGTACACCGCTCCCGACCCCTCACGGTCGGGGTCGCCTTCAGCCGGAGCACCGACGACTACCCGACCCCCGCTGTCCGACACGCCGACGTCGTACCCGAACGCGCTGAGGTGCCCCTTGTCGCCCATGAACCTCGTCTCCTGTGCCCAGGAGTCGTCCGACTTGGCGAAGACGTAGGCGCTGTATCCGATGTTGGTCACACCGATGAGAGCAACGCTCCCGTCCCTCGAGAGGGACAGCGTGTTTCCGAAGTAGATCTCTCCGGGGTCGCCCTTCGGCTTGAGTCTGTCCTCCCGGGTCCACTCACCGTCGGACTGGGAGAACACGTATACCGCGTTGCCGATTTCCTCGGAGTAATCCTCCGGTTCGGGAGCGCCGACCATGGCCGTCGACCCGTCGGCCGAGAGCTCGACCGCGGGGGCGAACGTGTCCTCCGAGTACTCGTCGTCGGCGGTGAACTTGGCTTGCTGTGTCCAGTCGCCGCCCGACCGCTCGAACATGTAGGCCGCGCCATCTTTCTCGCTGTCGATGCCCCCGTAGCCTGGGGCCCCGAGGACCGCAGTCGACGCGTCGGCCGACAGCGCGACGGTCTTGCCGAACATATCGAGGGTTCCGGTGTCTTCGCCGACGAGGGTCCACGCCTGCGTCCACTCGCCGTCGGAGCGAGAGAACACGTACGCGGCCCCTGACGTGCTCCCGGTGGTC is a window encoding:
- a CDS encoding FG-GAP repeat protein, with the protein product MDNRRRRLLVALGTATAGAVAGCSGGPNDAGEQTGTPTMTGTPTPAGDSMASQEPPSEQTAKLRAGGEETTDSFGSAVELSGDGSTLVAASSSDESVHVISLTDGEWTETAQIEPDESGLGEVFGESVAVDGDGSTVLVGAPEDRSNDHEVGAAYVFSRSDGEWSQQAELTTDRPDEFLEVGISVSLSGDGSTALVGTPRADSTGTTGSTSGAAYVFSRSDGEWTQAWTLVGEDTGTLDMFGKTVALSADASTAVLGAPGYGGIDSEKDGAAYMFERSGGDWTQQAKFTADDEYSEDTFAPAVELSADGSTAMVGAPEPEDYSEEIGNAVYVFSQSDGEWTREDRLKPKGDPGEIYFGNTLSLSRDGSVALIGVTNIGYSAYVFAKSDDSWAQETRFMGDKGHLSAFGYDVGVSDSGGRVVVGAPAEGDPDREGSGAVYVYE